The stretch of DNA CTTGCTTAAAGGTACAGCGGATATAGGCTGCCGATCGGCTTTCGCTGTGTCTGCCTAACGTATGCTCATGATAATCCTCAATAGAAAGCGTCAGAGCAAAGCGAGACTTGATGGCGTCCGCAGCGGCGGAAAGCAAGCCGTTGCCCTTGCCTTGCAGAGTGATAACGCCGTCCTGCGTCTGAACGCGGGCCCACAGCTGAAGCGACCCGTCGGCCTGGCTCTCCGTCCGGTAGTCCTGTAGCTGACGTGGTGCGGTTTGATGCGGGCCATAAAGCTCGCGGAACAGCTGCCACAGAGCGCTCAGCGTCATCTCGCTTCCTTCTCTGTCGGTCTGCGCCTGCACGTGACGGCTAAAGTCCTGCTGCAGCCCTCGCGGCAATACCAGGCCATGGTTTTGTTCCAGCATCCAGGCGGCACCGCTTTTCCCTGACTGACTGTTGACGCGGATCACTGCCTCATAACTACAGCCGATATCGTTCGGGTCGACCGGAAGATAGGGCATCTCCCACAAAGCTGAACTGGATTCCCCACGTGCGGTAAAACCTTTCTTGATGGCATCCTGATGCGAGCCGGAGAAGGCGGTAAACGCGAGTTTTCCGGCATAGGGATGGCGAGGATGTACCGGCAGCTGATTACACTGCTCGACCAGCTCCACCACCTGCTTCATATCGCTGAAGTCCAGCTGCGGTGAGATCCCCTGGCTATAAAGGTTCATCGCCAGCGTGACCAGGCAGACGTTGCCGGTGCGCTCCCCGTTGCCGAACAGGCAGCCTTCAACCCGGTCTGCTCCGGCAAGAATGGCAAGTTCGGCGCTGGCGACGCCGCTGCCGCGATCGTTATGCGGATGCACGCTGATACAGACCGCATCGCGGCGGGAAAAGTGGCGGCAGAAATACTCAATCTGATCGGCATAGACGTTGGGCGTGTTCACCTCCACGGTAGCGGGCAGATTGATAATCATTGGGCGCTCGGGCGAGGGCTCCCAGACGTCTGCTACCGCCTCACAAATTTGCAGGGCAAACTCCGGCTCGGTAAAGCAAAAGGTTTCCGGGGAATATTCATATCGCCAGCGCGTCTGTGGATTTGCCTCGCACAGCGCTCGCACCTGGCGAGTGGCGGTCACCGCCAACTGAATAATCTCTTCTTTACTCTGACGGAACACCAGCTTGCGGAACAGCGGCGCCGTGGCGTTGTAAAGGTGCACAGTCGCGCTGTGGGCACCTTCAAGCGAAGCAAAGGTACGCTCAATAAGGTCGCTGCGCGCCTGGGTCAGCACCTGGATGGTTACGTCTTCGGGAATACGATTTTCTTCAATCAGTTGACGCACAAACTGAAAGTCGGTTTCTGAGGCGGAAGGGAAGGCGACCTCTATCTCTTTAAAACCGCACTTCAGCAGCAAATCCCAGAAGCGCAGCTTGCGGGCTGCGTCCATCGGTTCGGCCAGGGCCTGGTTGCCATCGCGCAGGTCGGTGGAGAGCCAGCGGGGAGCCTGCGTCAGGGTTTTGTCCGGCCACTGGCGGTCGGCTAATTGAATCGGCGCGTGGGCGAGGTATTTTTGCGATGGGTTGGTCAGCATCAGGATCCTCCAGGTCGTGTGGTCTGTTTATCCTGGAGAAGAACGACATTTGATACTGGCGCAAAGCTGACAACCTGTATGGCGAAACCGCCAGGTTCGGGCAAAGAAAAAGGAGCCCGAAGGCTCCTTTATAAAGTGCACTAGTGCGCGCCACCGCCTCCGCCGCCCGCCCCGAAAGGCGGCCTGGCAAACCACACCAGACCAAGCAGCAGAATAAATACCCCTGCCGAGAACCAGAAAATCTCGTTGGCGGAGATGATCAGCCCCTGGTTGGTGATCTGCTGGGCGATGTAGCCGGAAGCCTGCTGCTGCGTCATACCCAAGCCCTGAAGCTGGTTGTAGGTTTCAACCGAGTTCGGGTTAAACGGCGTGATCGACTCCGTCAGCTGCGCATGGTGCAGCGACTCGCGGTTCGTCCACAGCGTGGTCGTTATCGAGGTGCCAATCGAACCCGCCAATGTACGGGTAAAGTTCGACAGGCTCGACGCCGCGGCAAGACGCTCCGGCGGCAGCCCAGAGAGGGTAATTGTGGTCAGCGGCATGAAGAAGCACGCTACCGCAAAGCCCTGAATAAACTGCGGCCAGGCCGAGGCGGCAAAGTCCATCCCCGGTTCAAAGGTATACGCACGCCAGTAGAAGCACACCGCATACATAATGAAGCTGAAGGTGACCAGGCGACGCATGTCGAGCTTATGCGCGAAGCGGCCGATAATCGGCGACAGCAGCACCGGGATTATCCCTACCGGCGCGGACGCAAGCCCGGCCCAGGTCGCGGTATAGCCGTACACTTCCTGCAAGAGCTGCGGCAAGAGCACAATCGCGCCGAAATAGAGCATGTAGGCGAGACTGATACACAGGCAGCCGATGGTAAAGTTTCTCGACTTAAACAGCGACAGGTCGACTATCGGGTTGTCGTCGGTGAGCTCCCACACAATCAGGAAGCTGATAGTGACCACCGCCACGACCGTCAGCACGATGATTTCCGTCGAGTTGAACCAGTCCAGCTCTTTACCGCGGTCGAGCATGATCTGCAGGCTACCAATCCCCAATACCAGCAACGCCAGCCCAATGCCGTCAATGCGGCGCTGCTCGGTGCGGGTTTCGCGGCCTCGCAGGGCCTGCAGGCCCATCAGTACCACGACAATGCCGATCGGCACGTTGATGA from Cedecea neteri encodes:
- the emrB gene encoding multidrug efflux MFS transporter permease subunit EmrB; this encodes MAQQKPLEGAQLVIMTIALSLATFMQVLDSTIANVAIPTIAGNLGSSLSQGTWVITSFGVANAISIPITGWLAKRFGEVKLFLWSTVLFAIASWACGMSNSLTMLIFFRVIQGIVAGPLIPLSQSLLLSNYPPAKRSIALALWSMTVIVAPICGPILGGYISDNYHWGWIFFINVPIGIVVVLMGLQALRGRETRTEQRRIDGIGLALLVLGIGSLQIMLDRGKELDWFNSTEIIVLTVVAVVTISFLIVWELTDDNPIVDLSLFKSRNFTIGCLCISLAYMLYFGAIVLLPQLLQEVYGYTATWAGLASAPVGIIPVLLSPIIGRFAHKLDMRRLVTFSFIMYAVCFYWRAYTFEPGMDFAASAWPQFIQGFAVACFFMPLTTITLSGLPPERLAAASSLSNFTRTLAGSIGTSITTTLWTNRESLHHAQLTESITPFNPNSVETYNQLQGLGMTQQQASGYIAQQITNQGLIISANEIFWFSAGVFILLLGLVWFARPPFGAGGGGGGAH
- the leuA gene encoding 2-isopropylmalate synthase, which translates into the protein MLTNPSQKYLAHAPIQLADRQWPDKTLTQAPRWLSTDLRDGNQALAEPMDAARKLRFWDLLLKCGFKEIEVAFPSASETDFQFVRQLIEENRIPEDVTIQVLTQARSDLIERTFASLEGAHSATVHLYNATAPLFRKLVFRQSKEEIIQLAVTATRQVRALCEANPQTRWRYEYSPETFCFTEPEFALQICEAVADVWEPSPERPMIINLPATVEVNTPNVYADQIEYFCRHFSRRDAVCISVHPHNDRGSGVASAELAILAGADRVEGCLFGNGERTGNVCLVTLAMNLYSQGISPQLDFSDMKQVVELVEQCNQLPVHPRHPYAGKLAFTAFSGSHQDAIKKGFTARGESSSALWEMPYLPVDPNDIGCSYEAVIRVNSQSGKSGAAWMLEQNHGLVLPRGLQQDFSRHVQAQTDREGSEMTLSALWQLFRELYGPHQTAPRQLQDYRTESQADGSLQLWARVQTQDGVITLQGKGNGLLSAAADAIKSRFALTLSIEDYHEHTLGRHSESRSAAYIRCTFKQGMSRWGTGIDNDVSRASLQALLNALPAG